A single Crateriforma conspicua DNA region contains:
- the lpxB gene encoding lipid-A-disaccharide synthase, whose protein sequence is MSRSIFFSVGEPSGDQHAARLADALRQADPSVHLRGFGGPAMAAAGCHLDLDLTRHAVVGLLEVLPKLRDFFRFADEAEQVFRDSSVDAVVLVDFPGFNWHIAKRAKRFGIPVYYYCPPQLWAWGGWRVAKMRRLVDHVLAVLPIEEDYFQTAGIPTTLVGHPFFDAVAEKPLDPMVMAGLRRIAKDDRGAVAVLPGSRSHEVHRNFPIQLAAIRRLHQMHPDAHFMVAAYRNDQCLWCRDQLSDSDRDLPIHFFVGATSEIIQFSRCAMMVSGSVSLELMARQTPAAVTYRIGRLLHEFGKRVVNINSITLPNLMSDRNLYPEMISVGPIEPAVDFLTESIDAMLSDEFYFRRLKADLAELRNRVALPGATKRAAEFLSEQITSDVRSGDQPHRFDDAAGTVDSVTERSRRMPAFGRRAA, encoded by the coding sequence ATGTCCCGATCGATCTTCTTTTCCGTCGGTGAACCAAGCGGTGACCAGCACGCCGCACGACTGGCCGATGCGCTTCGCCAAGCTGATCCGTCGGTGCACTTGCGCGGATTCGGGGGGCCGGCGATGGCGGCCGCGGGCTGTCATCTGGATTTGGATTTGACCCGCCACGCGGTGGTGGGGCTATTGGAAGTCTTGCCCAAACTGCGTGACTTCTTTCGGTTCGCCGACGAAGCCGAACAAGTCTTTCGTGATTCATCCGTCGACGCCGTCGTGCTGGTCGATTTCCCTGGATTCAATTGGCACATCGCCAAGCGTGCCAAGCGTTTTGGGATCCCGGTGTACTATTACTGCCCGCCACAATTGTGGGCCTGGGGCGGATGGCGTGTGGCCAAGATGCGTCGCCTGGTCGACCACGTGCTGGCGGTTCTGCCGATCGAAGAAGACTACTTTCAAACCGCCGGGATACCGACGACGTTGGTCGGACACCCCTTTTTCGACGCCGTCGCCGAAAAGCCACTGGATCCAATGGTCATGGCGGGGCTACGGCGGATTGCCAAGGACGACCGCGGCGCGGTTGCGGTGCTGCCCGGATCGCGCTCGCACGAAGTCCATCGGAACTTTCCCATTCAATTGGCCGCCATCCGCCGTTTGCACCAGATGCACCCGGATGCCCACTTCATGGTCGCCGCCTATCGCAACGACCAGTGTCTGTGGTGCCGCGACCAACTGAGCGATTCGGACCGCGACTTGCCCATCCACTTTTTCGTCGGGGCGACCAGCGAAATCATCCAGTTCAGCCGCTGTGCCATGATGGTCAGCGGATCGGTCAGCCTGGAACTGATGGCCCGCCAGACCCCCGCGGCCGTCACGTACCGGATCGGCCGGTTGCTTCACGAATTCGGCAAGCGTGTGGTGAACATCAACAGCATCACGCTGCCCAATTTGATGAGCGATCGGAACCTTTATCCGGAAATGATCTCGGTCGGCCCGATCGAACCAGCAGTGGACTTTTTGACCGAGTCGATCGACGCGATGCTGAGCGACGAGTTCTATTTCCGACGGCTGAAGGCCGATCTGGCAGAACTTCGCAATCGGGTCGCGTTGCCGGGTGCCACGAAAAGGGCCGCCGAATTCTTGTCGGAACAGATCACCAGCGACGTCCGGTCCGGTGACCAGCCCCACCGGTTCGACGATGCCGCGGGTACGGTCGACAGCGTCACGGAGCGATCACGCCGAATGCCGGCTTTCGGTCGCCGGGCCGCCTAG
- a CDS encoding ArnT family glycosyltransferase yields the protein MGRELVGLAKEVLGSQGTLAFSRTAFWWLGVVVIVASHAVMLATNAIRLSPTADEYGHLYAGLALWEDYDTSVFCVNPPLIRVIGAFWAHHLDIEYPKYLLQDIADRPEFVLGRKAFETDPDWFVCGLIWGRLSVCMFSLFGLMLLMALVRHFHGPVGGLVCGVFWGFQPSVIAHGSLITNDIPVSVMMLASMLIFIYWLQRPSAAKALLVGVVYATALLCKFTALALLPLFLVFAAICCDVGLRRLLIHICLMVGVAWAVFCAGYAFSGLGRTLGSFQFLSPGWRGDVGLERISGNAFSDTILSNLPVPIPEDVMIGMDVQRFDFETGTLSYLAGRRGTAWWFYFYAMGVKLPIGTLVAFTVAISVALRRVSKIQAFEAFSLAFLIWYGLITVLAAGIGQQHRYAFPVLPFCVLLIGFGWSRSGVVLRCLLLTGAVGTVVFCLAVAPNWLPAFNTLSGGAKAGHRHLFCDATDWGQDLQRVANYANRQPESIRVVVVSRLNSETNLRAAGMRRGIEFSTNPELVIRRFINGSRVDRPLRLICSKTDLSMDPWMMEFLEERDGVIDLWGSHLTFLLAVKSDEHDIGVWPTR from the coding sequence GTGGGGCGTGAACTGGTTGGGCTGGCGAAGGAAGTGTTAGGTTCTCAAGGCACTCTTGCCTTCAGTCGCACGGCGTTTTGGTGGCTGGGCGTCGTGGTAATCGTCGCATCCCACGCGGTGATGCTGGCGACTAACGCGATTCGATTATCTCCGACGGCGGACGAATATGGGCACCTGTACGCAGGGCTGGCACTTTGGGAGGATTATGACACCTCTGTGTTTTGTGTTAATCCGCCGCTTATTCGTGTGATAGGTGCTTTTTGGGCGCATCATTTGGACATCGAATATCCGAAATATTTATTACAGGATATTGCCGATCGGCCTGAATTCGTGTTGGGAAGAAAGGCATTCGAAACGGATCCAGATTGGTTCGTGTGTGGTTTGATTTGGGGTAGGCTGTCTGTTTGCATGTTCTCGCTTTTCGGACTGATGTTGTTAATGGCATTGGTGCGGCACTTTCACGGCCCGGTTGGCGGTTTGGTCTGCGGTGTGTTCTGGGGCTTTCAGCCAAGCGTGATCGCGCATGGGTCGCTGATTACCAATGACATTCCGGTAAGCGTGATGATGCTCGCATCGATGCTCATTTTCATCTATTGGCTGCAACGGCCTTCGGCGGCGAAAGCCCTGTTGGTCGGAGTGGTGTACGCCACTGCGTTGCTGTGCAAGTTCACCGCCCTAGCCTTGCTACCGCTTTTCCTCGTGTTCGCCGCAATTTGCTGCGATGTCGGGCTTCGACGGCTTTTAATCCACATATGTTTAATGGTGGGCGTGGCGTGGGCGGTATTTTGTGCCGGCTATGCGTTCTCGGGGCTCGGGCGGACGTTGGGGTCCTTTCAGTTCCTAAGTCCAGGTTGGAGAGGCGATGTCGGCCTGGAGCGTATTTCAGGGAATGCCTTTAGTGACACAATCTTGTCGAACTTGCCGGTGCCCATCCCCGAGGATGTGATGATCGGCATGGATGTTCAAAGGTTTGACTTCGAGACTGGGACGCTGTCGTACCTGGCCGGGCGGCGTGGAACAGCCTGGTGGTTCTACTTTTACGCGATGGGCGTCAAGCTACCGATTGGTACCCTGGTGGCGTTTACCGTGGCGATCAGCGTTGCCCTGCGGCGTGTGTCTAAGATTCAAGCGTTTGAGGCTTTTTCACTCGCATTCCTAATATGGTACGGACTGATCACCGTGTTAGCTGCTGGGATTGGGCAGCAGCATCGCTATGCGTTTCCCGTGTTGCCCTTTTGCGTTCTATTGATCGGTTTTGGGTGGTCCAGAAGCGGCGTGGTTCTGCGATGTCTTCTGTTGACCGGGGCTGTCGGGACGGTGGTCTTTTGTTTGGCTGTGGCGCCAAATTGGCTTCCTGCGTTCAACACATTGTCCGGTGGGGCGAAAGCCGGGCATCGTCACCTGTTCTGTGACGCGACCGATTGGGGACAGGATCTTCAGCGGGTCGCTAACTACGCCAATCGGCAGCCTGAATCGATACGCGTCGTGGTTGTGTCTCGCCTCAATTCCGAGACGAATCTGCGGGCCGCCGGTATGCGGAGGGGGATAGAGTTCAGTACCAATCCCGAGCTGGTCATTCGACGTTTTATAAATGGATCCCGAGTGGACCGTCCGCTACGGTTGATTTGCAGCAAAACGGATCTGTCGATGGATCCCTGGATGATGGAATTCTTGGAGGAACGCGACGGCGTGATCGATTTGTGGGGATCACATTTGACTTTTCTGCTGGCCGTAAAAAGCGACGAACACGACATTGGCGTTTGGCCGACACGCTAG
- a CDS encoding cysteine peptidase family C39 domain-containing protein: protein MRYAITDWLRQVVALLIVCGCINAASVKADKVDGNADEGDEVFWRDERACGPISVYILGRILNSGISLDQVFEAIPVDSEGSSLEELRSGSEQLGLATVSIETRDWRYLRRLPKPFIAHLSAARNGHFIVVLGISQDSALIGDGIECRIRETPLAEFMRDSSGFFWCLAARFGRSA from the coding sequence TTGCGATACGCAATCACTGACTGGTTGCGGCAGGTAGTTGCTCTGCTGATCGTCTGCGGATGCATCAATGCAGCGTCCGTCAAAGCCGACAAGGTTGATGGGAATGCCGATGAGGGAGACGAAGTTTTCTGGCGAGATGAGAGAGCCTGCGGACCAATCAGCGTCTACATTCTCGGAAGGATTTTGAATAGTGGGATTTCTTTGGATCAGGTATTTGAGGCAATCCCCGTCGATAGTGAGGGGAGCAGCTTGGAAGAATTGCGATCAGGATCTGAACAATTGGGCTTGGCGACGGTTTCGATTGAAACTCGCGACTGGAGATATCTTCGTCGGCTGCCGAAACCGTTCATCGCTCACCTCAGTGCTGCTAGAAACGGACACTTCATTGTCGTACTTGGGATCTCCCAGGATTCAGCTTTGATCGGAGACGGTATCGAGTGCCGAATCAGGGAAACTCCGTTAGCTGAATTCATGCGTGATTCGAGCGGTTTTTTTTGGTGCCTCGCCGCGCGGTTTGGCAGGAGCGCTTAA
- a CDS encoding CinA family protein gives MTPELTRDCQTVADRLRATGHRLVLAESCTCGLLAASIATVPGVSQHFCGSAVTYREQTKVQWLDIDPDLLSRHSAVSAPVTAQMARAVMRRTDEATVSLAVTGHLGPDAPVELDGRVYLAVCVRSDGPGVSRDGQDDSYVVHEHALVLHERSRVQRQIESAREAWQFLIRVALAET, from the coding sequence ATGACCCCCGAACTGACTCGTGATTGTCAAACGGTGGCCGATCGTCTTCGGGCGACCGGCCATCGTTTGGTTTTGGCCGAAAGCTGTACCTGTGGATTGCTGGCCGCGTCCATCGCGACCGTCCCCGGCGTATCCCAGCATTTCTGCGGTTCGGCCGTCACCTACCGGGAACAGACCAAGGTGCAGTGGTTGGATATCGATCCAGATCTGCTGTCACGTCATTCCGCGGTCAGCGCACCGGTGACTGCTCAGATGGCGCGGGCGGTGATGCGTCGGACAGATGAGGCGACGGTGTCGTTGGCGGTCACGGGGCATTTGGGCCCTGACGCGCCGGTGGAATTGGATGGCAGGGTCTATCTGGCCGTGTGCGTTCGATCGGACGGTCCGGGGGTGTCGCGGGATGGTCAGGACGATTCCTACGTAGTGCACGAGCATGCGCTGGTTCTGCACGAACGTTCGCGTGTGCAGCGTCAGATCGAAAGTGCCCGAGAGGCTTGGCAATTTCTGATCCGCGTCGCGTTGGCGGAAACCTAG
- a CDS encoding lyase family protein, whose protein sequence is MRLIEIVLILLVLQGATCVCNGQPVSRQEAGRIIQEIAEVYRAPIALDIEYDVLANDDDGLRRILTIEEAFDAGRYFNRISHWYDQSLYEFSDSKYDPVLNSFYWSSSRIVQFNETQRECHEITPWIDPQLHLDTRRFLSSVGILTPNRLSGSLADVQEEGFAYNGRHFYPALFVYSDDPWTVERLSDSRVCVQQKVHGVTDRLMFEFRPFPVLVMRELVNSRRGLQMQFAFQDFVDVEGAWAIPQRIDIDFDDRPDLRMVMLELSTKVSSGRFAVPVLGGTRYFNSDRELTHVTAGGYDLLDLTAERMEMAMAARPVSAVSSGLLNVSVSLFAIVVLMWGVNWLGWRRKC, encoded by the coding sequence ATGCGACTTATTGAAATCGTTCTGATTTTATTGGTTCTTCAGGGGGCAACATGTGTTTGCAACGGACAGCCCGTCTCGCGGCAAGAAGCAGGGAGGATTATACAGGAAATTGCGGAAGTTTACCGGGCACCGATCGCTTTAGACATTGAGTACGATGTGCTTGCCAATGATGATGACGGTTTGCGTCGAATACTTACCATCGAAGAGGCATTCGACGCTGGGAGATACTTTAATCGAATTTCTCATTGGTACGATCAGTCGCTCTATGAGTTTTCCGATAGCAAATATGATCCCGTCTTGAATTCATTTTACTGGTCGTCCAGTCGCATCGTCCAATTTAATGAAACTCAGCGTGAGTGCCACGAGATCACGCCATGGATCGATCCTCAGTTGCATCTGGATACGCGCCGTTTCCTTTCTTCTGTCGGGATCTTGACACCAAACCGCCTTTCGGGTTCGTTGGCGGATGTCCAGGAGGAAGGATTCGCCTATAACGGACGTCACTTCTATCCGGCCTTGTTTGTGTATTCAGACGATCCGTGGACGGTCGAGCGCCTAAGCGATTCAAGGGTTTGTGTCCAGCAGAAGGTCCATGGCGTGACCGACCGATTGATGTTTGAATTTAGACCTTTTCCCGTCTTGGTGATGCGTGAGCTGGTGAATTCTCGACGCGGTCTGCAGATGCAATTTGCATTTCAAGATTTTGTTGACGTGGAAGGGGCGTGGGCAATTCCCCAACGAATCGACATTGATTTTGATGATCGGCCTGACCTTCGAATGGTAATGCTCGAGCTATCAACAAAGGTCAGTTCTGGGCGGTTTGCAGTCCCTGTCCTTGGGGGGACGCGTTACTTTAATTCTGATCGCGAGCTGACTCATGTGACCGCCGGAGGCTATGACTTATTAGACTTGACGGCCGAGCGTATGGAGATGGCAATGGCGGCAAGGCCGGTGTCTGCCGTCAGTTCTGGTTTGTTGAATGTTTCCGTTTCGCTTTTTGCTATCGTGGTGTTGATGTGGGGCGTGAACTGGTTGGGCTGGCGAAGGAAGTGTTAG
- a CDS encoding IS3 family transposase (programmed frameshift): MKQARKRRKPEQIVKAIAEGEAMLAAGKSLAEVYQKLGIVESTWMRWKKQYGGMKSDEARRLRELEIENQKLKELLAEAELDKRMLKVIAGGKLLSPTRRREAACKLQSCFGVSERRACRTLGQSRSSQRYRPNAKEDEPRLVARILELVREFPRYGYRRITRLLRQEGWRVNFKRIHRLWKQQGLKVPVKKAKKRRLGNSEGGVIRRSAEYPNHVWSVDFIFDRTEDGRSLKILSLIDEFTRECIALEVGRKFTGDDLVALLSDLFVSRGIPSFIRSDNGPEFISKAVRSFLDFIEVGTSYIEPGSPWQNGYVESFHSRLRDECLSCELFSSLSEAQSIIESWRQTYNHRRPHSGIGGMAPADFASQWATSASFAALPSRKQPTVESFNQPVLS, encoded by the exons ATGAAACAAGCACGAAAGCGACGTAAGCCCGAACAGATCGTCAAGGCGATCGCCGAGGGTGAAGCCATGTTGGCCGCCGGCAAGAGCCTGGCGGAGGTGTACCAGAAGCTTGGGATTGTTGAATCGACCTGGATGCGATGGAAGAAGCAGTACGGCGGCATGAAGTCCGATGAGGCTCGACGGCTTCGCGAACTCGAAATCGAGAACCAGAAGCTCAAAGAACTGCTGGCCGAAGCAGAACTCGATAAGCGAATGCTCAAGGTGATCGCTG GAGGGAAACTTCTAAGCCCGACGCGTCGCCGTGAAGCAGCCTGCAAGTTGCAGAGTTGCTTCGGCGTCTCGGAGCGTCGGGCTTGCAGGACGCTCGGCCAATCGCGAAGTAGCCAACGATACCGGCCAAACGCAAAAGAAGACGAACCACGTCTGGTTGCTCGAATACTGGAACTCGTCCGCGAGTTTCCTCGCTATGGCTATCGACGCATCACTCGTCTTCTGCGGCAGGAAGGCTGGCGTGTGAACTTCAAACGAATCCACCGACTCTGGAAACAACAAGGTCTCAAGGTGCCGGTCAAAAAGGCGAAAAAGCGACGATTGGGCAACTCCGAAGGCGGCGTCATTCGTCGATCGGCCGAGTACCCCAATCACGTTTGGTCGGTCGACTTCATCTTTGATCGAACCGAAGACGGTCGCTCGTTGAAGATCCTCTCTCTGATCGACGAGTTCACTCGTGAGTGCATTGCACTGGAAGTGGGTCGAAAGTTCACCGGCGACGATTTGGTGGCGCTGTTGAGCGACTTATTCGTCAGCCGCGGCATCCCGTCGTTCATCCGCAGCGACAATGGCCCGGAGTTCATCAGCAAGGCGGTCCGCTCCTTTCTGGACTTCATTGAGGTGGGGACTTCCTACATCGAACCGGGCAGTCCCTGGCAGAACGGCTACGTCGAAAGCTTCCACAGCAGGCTTCGCGATGAGTGTTTATCGTGCGAGCTGTTCAGCAGCTTGTCCGAGGCACAGTCGATCATTGAGTCATGGCGTCAAACGTACAACCATCGACGTCCGCACAGCGGCATCGGTGGAATGGCCCCAGCGGATTTTGCTTCACAGTGGGCTACTTCCGCTTCGTTCGCTGCGCTCCCTTCGCGGAAGCAGCCCACTGTGGAATCGTTTAACCAACCCGTACTCTCATAA
- a CDS encoding DUF4190 domain-containing protein, with protein sequence MSDTTAVSDSLSSSPLIGAETGYGVEEQPTPIRASGFFALLAGLASVFCLLGTPLLVLPVIAILLGLIALRPSDRGRPIGTLPAKIGMVLAVGFGVCGFLMPWLATQTVGTESAYFAKEYLRLMARGDREMVMEMRKDHINRVSPGTPLVTHYEQLEAEVRAMEDAQGMSPMENYKEDDCVAALEDIGGDIELFQVGSARMYTHFGEQYVETNWNNHTDPFTNDIIVTMAFKIDAETGDRQWYVKRCTWDQEQPVAESIY encoded by the coding sequence ATGTCCGATACGACCGCTGTCAGCGATTCGTTGTCCAGTTCGCCTTTGATCGGTGCCGAAACCGGGTACGGGGTGGAAGAACAACCCACGCCCATTCGCGCCTCGGGTTTCTTCGCACTGCTGGCCGGGCTGGCCAGCGTGTTTTGTCTGCTGGGCACGCCTCTGTTGGTGCTTCCCGTGATCGCGATCCTGCTGGGCTTGATCGCATTGCGGCCTAGCGACCGCGGCCGACCCATCGGGACCCTCCCGGCCAAGATCGGAATGGTCTTGGCGGTGGGCTTTGGTGTTTGTGGATTCTTAATGCCTTGGCTGGCGACGCAAACGGTGGGGACTGAATCGGCGTATTTCGCCAAAGAGTACTTACGGCTGATGGCCCGCGGCGATCGCGAAATGGTCATGGAAATGCGCAAGGATCACATCAACCGCGTTTCACCCGGCACACCGCTTGTGACCCACTACGAACAGCTGGAAGCCGAAGTGCGGGCGATGGAAGACGCCCAGGGAATGTCGCCGATGGAAAACTACAAGGAAGACGATTGCGTCGCCGCCTTGGAAGACATCGGCGGCGATATCGAATTGTTTCAAGTCGGTTCAGCGAGGATGTACACCCACTTTGGCGAACAATACGTGGAAACGAATTGGAACAATCACACCGATCCGTTCACGAACGACATTATCGTCACGATGGCATTCAAAATCGACGCGGAAACCGGTGATCGCCAATGGTACGTCAAACGCTGTACCTGGGACCAAGAACAACCGGTCGCCGAATCAATCTACTAA